A DNA window from Flammeovirga agarivorans contains the following coding sequences:
- the meaB gene encoding methylmalonyl Co-A mutase-associated GTPase MeaB, with product MGYKRRKRLSAEEYANGIIEGDRIILSRAITIIESKLNEDILLAEQILEKILPYTGNSLRVGITGVPGVGKSTFIESFGKYITSRELKLAVLTIDPSSQISGGSILGDKTRMEELSNDPLAYVRPSAAGSALGGVNHKTRETMLLCEAAGFDVILIETVGVGQSETTVKGMVDFFLLLMLAGAGDELQGIKRGIMEMADAIAITKCDGDNIRKGQLARAEYQNALHLFPPSETGWSPKVMTCSSLENSGLDQILENILEFEKKMKDKGYFQSKRQEQNLHWMHETIESYLKRAFYSDEDITKELPSLENGVIQNKVPAIAGARKLIELFNKKRNFHFED from the coding sequence ATGGGGTATAAAAGAAGAAAAAGGCTATCCGCAGAAGAATATGCTAACGGCATAATTGAAGGTGATAGAATAATACTCAGCAGAGCCATTACAATCATAGAAAGTAAATTAAATGAAGACATATTACTAGCTGAACAGATATTAGAGAAGATACTCCCTTATACTGGTAATAGTTTACGCGTAGGTATCACAGGTGTACCTGGTGTTGGTAAAAGTACTTTCATAGAATCTTTCGGAAAATATATTACATCTAGAGAATTAAAATTAGCAGTTCTAACCATTGACCCTAGTTCACAAATTTCAGGAGGAAGTATTCTAGGAGACAAAACGAGAATGGAAGAACTTTCTAATGACCCTTTAGCGTATGTTCGTCCATCTGCTGCAGGTTCTGCTCTTGGTGGTGTAAACCATAAAACTAGAGAAACCATGTTGCTATGTGAAGCCGCAGGTTTTGATGTTATTTTAATAGAAACTGTAGGTGTTGGTCAATCAGAAACCACTGTAAAAGGGATGGTTGACTTCTTCTTATTACTCATGTTAGCAGGTGCAGGCGATGAATTACAAGGCATAAAGAGAGGAATAATGGAAATGGCCGATGCTATTGCAATCACCAAATGTGATGGTGATAATATCCGAAAAGGCCAACTTGCTAGGGCTGAATATCAGAATGCATTACACCTCTTCCCTCCTTCAGAAACAGGGTGGTCGCCTAAAGTTATGACCTGTTCGTCTTTAGAAAATAGTGGGTTGGACCAAATCCTAGAAAATATCTTGGAGTTTGAAAAGAAAATGAAAGATAAAGGATATTTCCAATCAAAAAGACAAGAACAAAATCTACATTGGATGCATGAAACAATAGAAAGTTACCTCAAGAGGGCTTTTTATTCTGATGAAGATATCACAAAAGAATTACCTAGTCTAGAAAATGGAGTCATTCAAAATAAAGTCCCTGCTATTGCTGGAGCAAGGAAATTGATTGAATTATTTAATAAAAAAAGGAACTTCCATTTCGAAGATTAA
- a CDS encoding ROK family protein, protein MKQFLGVDIGGTNVKFGVVDADGNIVKKKKYPTIEVSEGGDFCGNFSKLLAKRLKKFPDIASVGIGIPGTISADGKSTLDLPNVPALANQALVKVLEKDFPTLPIVMDNDANAAALGELEFGLEALPKTYIFITLGTGVGGGCVINGKIFKGGDGNGFEVGHVMSSTGKTIEQNIGKAGIIAMAKKYIAEGQIPTTLSGEFDAKAVANAAHEGDKLALQVYHDMGKYVGELIVTLVRVLDIKTILIGGGVSETFDYLKLNMYSVINEFLPEYYTKDLNIQLATLGNNAGILGAASLGISGIELK, encoded by the coding sequence ATGAAGCAATTCTTAGGTGTAGATATTGGAGGAACAAATGTGAAATTTGGCGTAGTAGATGCCGATGGAAACATTGTCAAAAAGAAAAAATATCCCACTATTGAAGTTTCAGAAGGTGGAGACTTCTGTGGCAACTTCTCAAAACTTCTTGCAAAAAGACTAAAAAAATTTCCTGACATTGCTTCTGTAGGTATAGGTATTCCAGGTACTATTTCAGCCGATGGAAAATCTACATTAGACTTACCCAATGTTCCAGCTCTGGCCAATCAAGCATTAGTAAAAGTACTTGAAAAAGACTTCCCTACTTTGCCTATCGTAATGGACAATGATGCAAATGCTGCAGCATTAGGAGAATTAGAATTTGGATTGGAAGCCTTACCAAAGACATACATTTTTATCACTCTAGGAACTGGAGTTGGTGGAGGCTGTGTCATTAACGGTAAAATATTTAAAGGCGGAGATGGCAACGGATTTGAAGTCGGCCATGTCATGTCGTCTACAGGAAAAACTATCGAACAAAACATTGGTAAAGCGGGCATTATTGCAATGGCAAAAAAATATATCGCTGAAGGACAGATTCCAACTACTCTTTCTGGTGAATTTGATGCTAAAGCAGTTGCGAACGCAGCTCATGAAGGTGACAAACTAGCTTTACAGGTTTACCATGATATGGGTAAATACGTCGGAGAACTGATTGTAACATTAGTAAGAGTTCTAGACATAAAAACTATTCTAATTGGTGGTGGCGTATCAGAAACTTTCGATTATTTAAAATTAAACATGTATAGTGTTATCAATGAGTTTTTACCTGAATATTATACCAAAGATTTAAATATTCAATTAGCTACATTAGGTAACAATGCTGGTATTCTTGGAGCTGCGTCTTTAGGGATTTCAGGTATTGAGTTGAAGTAA
- a CDS encoding LamG domain-containing protein: protein MLKLSKLFFAIISIATFFSCTTESEKSSPVQKVKFSFSESSSSARSLEGEAASFVISISQGEESVYHLESLDIINVGGSYLSEELTLEVGEYSITDFVVMNENDEAIYLTPKQGSDFSHLVSKPLPLKFNVSTNDSLTITLEVIEATLGELNDFGYSSFSFEIVDYLSKGLQLYLPFDGSTSDYSENGIELTENGSIDYVQDRKGKEASAIYLNGSDAFLSGDALIRDYKEFTLSAWIKPSTFDVQYTGIFGQSPGTFPAINDYLVLYTTRSQYHPRNGGFGWTLFFQDNTWLDARYLYKHEPGDWILITSTFDGKVFKNYINTTLVSEHFVEEGKMLGNDYKLLIGKTYAYPQNPNRVNVAYFEGAIDEYRIYSRSLSQQEIYQLISK from the coding sequence ATGTTAAAACTAAGCAAGCTATTTTTTGCAATAATATCTATTGCAACTTTTTTTTCATGTACAACAGAATCAGAGAAAAGCTCACCAGTACAAAAAGTGAAATTTTCATTTTCAGAAAGCTCCTCCTCAGCCAGATCTCTTGAAGGAGAAGCAGCCTCTTTTGTCATCTCAATTTCCCAAGGTGAAGAAAGTGTTTATCATCTAGAATCACTGGATATTATTAATGTTGGTGGTTCATATTTATCAGAAGAACTAACCTTAGAAGTTGGAGAATATTCGATTACAGACTTTGTAGTCATGAATGAAAATGATGAAGCTATCTATTTAACTCCAAAACAAGGTTCTGATTTTTCTCATTTAGTCTCAAAACCTCTCCCTTTAAAATTCAATGTATCTACTAATGATTCTCTCACAATTACACTGGAAGTAATCGAAGCTACATTAGGTGAGCTTAATGACTTTGGATATTCTAGCTTCAGTTTCGAAATTGTAGATTATCTATCGAAAGGGTTACAGTTGTATCTTCCTTTTGATGGATCCACTTCTGATTATTCTGAAAATGGTATTGAATTGACTGAAAATGGTTCTATTGACTATGTTCAGGACCGTAAGGGAAAAGAAGCCTCTGCCATTTACTTAAACGGCTCTGATGCCTTTTTAAGTGGAGATGCCCTTATACGAGATTATAAGGAATTTACATTATCTGCTTGGATTAAACCATCCACTTTTGATGTTCAGTATACAGGGATTTTTGGACAATCTCCAGGCACCTTCCCTGCAATAAATGATTACCTAGTGTTGTATACTACAAGATCGCAATATCACCCTCGGAATGGTGGTTTTGGGTGGACACTATTTTTCCAGGATAATACCTGGTTAGATGCTAGATATCTATATAAACATGAACCTGGGGATTGGATTCTAATCACATCCACTTTTGATGGAAAGGTTTTTAAAAACTATATCAATACCACCTTAGTTTCTGAACACTTTGTTGAGGAAGGTAAAATGTTAGGAAATGACTACAAACTACTGATCGGAAAAACATATGCCTATCCACAAAACCCTAATAGAGTAAATGTAGCCTATTTTGAAGGAGCTATTGATGAATATAGAATCTACAGTAGAAGCTTGTCACAACAAGAAATTTACCAGCTTATCTCAAAGTAA
- a CDS encoding PAS domain-containing protein, whose translation MNNLTDDKKRPFFWLFLLNIILTLGILISLVFLYFNQEKLFESQVNRYTSYRLGDALRQSDDFLTEYCKNFIVTKDTIWEKKYWELVAVREGRLIPEDSGWERSILDSMYHMGFSQEEFELLKDALGKSNQLIKKEEQAFNAAKGIYLDSLNNYSIKGKPDLEAAFNILYGQDYLMTKTEVMEPIIKFESLIESRTKNTVDKFREKGEFLLWTIFISIALLISVFIISYYMIINRLIQKEQLSNQLQSRSKEQACLYKISQLTESTQKDIDHILETTASIIPYGWQFTEQTCCRITFQGKTFTSVQFSESEWKQEAKIIESNKEIGKIEVYYNDLTGRLTTTPLLEEEQELIEAIALILGNFNERKSYLEHLKRSNQNLKDEIDLKVKTEVALIEKEQQLQYALDASNEGIWEIYRDDDQINFSERCYTILGYTSDESVLDQIDFWKGIVVSDHQEKALINNVDEIKKNGTHDSLYRMKTKDGAYKWIHTKGKAVEFTAKNAPKRIVGTMSDITDRMKQEENILDAILETEDKERSRIASEIHDGLQQTMSTSLMSLEKVRMSVDFNEPKVEERFQMGYQYLKKAIEESRTLAHNLMPKVISENGITAAIESLISAIQNSSSTSFNFDQNIDKNRLKLSVEMTLYRITQEAINNVIKYANATKCNIQILKHSDVLLLTIDDNGDGFIVEENLKTFGINSMRTRAESIGAYFEINSRPQKGTQILVELPSE comes from the coding sequence ATGAATAACCTTACAGACGATAAAAAACGACCATTTTTTTGGCTTTTTCTACTCAATATTATACTTACATTAGGTATCCTTATTTCATTAGTATTTCTATATTTTAATCAAGAAAAATTATTTGAAAGTCAGGTTAATCGTTACACTTCATATCGTTTGGGCGATGCTTTAAGACAAAGTGATGATTTTTTGACAGAATATTGTAAAAACTTTATTGTTACAAAAGATACTATTTGGGAGAAGAAGTATTGGGAACTGGTCGCTGTTCGAGAAGGAAGGTTGATTCCAGAAGATAGTGGTTGGGAACGTTCTATTTTAGATAGCATGTACCATATGGGTTTTTCACAAGAAGAGTTCGAACTACTTAAAGATGCACTGGGCAAATCAAACCAATTGATAAAAAAGGAAGAGCAGGCCTTTAATGCTGCAAAAGGAATTTATTTGGATAGCCTAAATAACTATTCTATCAAAGGGAAACCAGACTTAGAAGCAGCTTTCAATATCTTATATGGTCAAGATTATCTTATGACAAAGACTGAGGTAATGGAACCCATTATTAAGTTTGAAAGTCTGATTGAATCCAGAACTAAAAACACAGTCGATAAATTTAGAGAGAAAGGCGAGTTTTTGTTGTGGACTATTTTTATTTCGATTGCACTTTTAATTTCAGTATTTATTATTAGCTATTATATGATTATCAATAGACTAATTCAGAAAGAGCAATTATCCAATCAATTACAATCAAGGAGTAAAGAGCAGGCTTGTCTTTATAAGATTTCTCAGCTTACAGAAAGCACACAAAAAGATATAGATCATATTTTAGAAACAACAGCTTCAATTATTCCTTATGGATGGCAGTTTACTGAGCAAACTTGTTGTAGAATAACATTTCAAGGGAAAACATTTACATCAGTTCAGTTTTCTGAATCAGAATGGAAACAAGAAGCAAAAATTATTGAGTCGAATAAAGAAATAGGGAAGATAGAGGTGTATTATAATGATCTTACTGGAAGATTAACAACAACCCCTTTATTAGAAGAGGAACAAGAATTAATAGAAGCTATCGCACTGATCTTAGGTAATTTTAATGAGAGGAAATCGTATCTAGAACATCTAAAAAGATCGAATCAGAATTTAAAAGATGAAATTGACCTAAAGGTTAAAACTGAAGTGGCATTAATTGAGAAAGAACAGCAATTACAATATGCATTAGATGCTTCTAATGAAGGAATTTGGGAGATATATCGAGATGATGATCAAATTAATTTCAGTGAGCGCTGTTACACTATTTTAGGGTATACTTCCGATGAAAGCGTATTAGACCAAATTGATTTTTGGAAAGGAATTGTGGTTTCGGATCATCAAGAGAAAGCATTAATTAATAATGTAGATGAAATAAAGAAAAATGGCACTCATGATAGTTTGTATAGGATGAAGACCAAAGATGGAGCTTACAAGTGGATTCACACAAAAGGTAAAGCTGTTGAGTTTACGGCTAAGAATGCTCCAAAACGAATCGTTGGAACCATGTCTGATATCACTGATAGGATGAAACAAGAAGAAAATATTCTAGATGCTATTTTGGAAACAGAAGATAAAGAAAGAAGTAGGATTGCAAGTGAAATTCATGATGGTTTACAACAAACTATGTCTACCTCTTTGATGAGTTTAGAAAAAGTCAGAATGTCAGTTGATTTTAATGAACCTAAGGTTGAAGAGCGTTTTCAAATGGGATATCAATACCTAAAAAAAGCAATAGAAGAAAGTAGAACACTAGCACATAATCTTATGCCTAAAGTGATTAGCGAAAATGGTATAACAGCTGCAATTGAATCTTTAATTTCTGCTATTCAAAATTCGTCTTCTACTTCTTTCAATTTTGATCAAAATATTGATAAAAACAGATTGAAACTATCTGTGGAAATGACACTGTATCGTATCACACAAGAAGCGATTAATAATGTTATTAAGTATGCCAATGCGACAAAATGCAACATTCAAATACTTAAACATTCAGATGTTTTGTTACTTACTATAGATGATAATGGTGATGGGTTTATTGTAGAAGAAAACTTAAAAACTTTTGGTATCAATAGTATGAGAACGAGGGCTGAGTCTATTGGGGCTTATTTTGAGATTAATAGTAGACCACAAAAAGGAACACAAATTTTAGTAGAACTTCCATCAGAATAA
- the purN gene encoding phosphoribosylglycinamide formyltransferase, producing the protein MTKIAIFASGTGSNALKIIEHFKGNSNVNFVVLSNRKNAGVLDKAKQLDVEGHYFPKSAFSDDTVLTFLKDEKVEYVILAGFLLLVHENILNQFENKVINIHPALLPNYGGKGMYGLNVHQAVVANKEKVSGITIHYCNAKYDEGQYILQATTAIDENDTPEEVASKVLKLEHFYFPRVIEQLLG; encoded by the coding sequence ATGACAAAAATCGCAATTTTCGCTTCGGGTACGGGGTCTAATGCCTTAAAAATTATAGAGCATTTCAAAGGCAATTCAAATGTAAACTTTGTAGTGCTTTCAAACCGCAAAAATGCTGGAGTCTTAGATAAAGCAAAGCAATTAGATGTAGAAGGGCATTATTTCCCTAAATCTGCTTTTAGTGATGATACTGTTCTAACTTTCCTAAAGGATGAAAAAGTAGAATATGTAATTCTTGCTGGTTTCTTACTCCTAGTTCATGAAAATATTTTAAACCAATTTGAAAACAAGGTGATCAACATACACCCAGCCTTATTACCAAATTATGGAGGAAAAGGAATGTATGGTTTAAATGTTCACCAAGCTGTTGTTGCAAACAAAGAAAAAGTATCTGGTATTACCATCCACTATTGTAATGCTAAATATGATGAAGGGCAATATATTTTGCAAGCGACTACAGCCATCGATGAAAACGACACACCAGAAGAAGTTGCATCCAAAGTTCTTAAGTTAGAACACTTTTATTTCCCAAGGGTTATTGAACAATTACTTGGTTAA
- the mce gene encoding methylmalonyl-CoA epimerase, with protein sequence MNITHIEHIGVAVENLEESIKYYEEVLGLKCYAIEEVAEQKVKTAFFQVGDTKIELLESTAEDGPIGKFVAKKGPGMHHLAFAVKDIEGNLKDAEEKGVRLLDKTPRKGAEGLDIAFLHPKSTHGVLTELCEKK encoded by the coding sequence ATGAATATTACACACATCGAGCATATCGGCGTTGCAGTAGAAAATTTAGAAGAGTCAATTAAATACTACGAAGAGGTATTAGGACTAAAATGTTATGCTATTGAAGAAGTAGCAGAACAAAAAGTAAAAACAGCCTTCTTCCAAGTTGGAGATACAAAAATCGAGTTATTAGAATCAACTGCTGAAGATGGTCCTATTGGGAAATTTGTTGCCAAAAAAGGTCCTGGTATGCACCACTTAGCATTTGCAGTAAAAGACATCGAAGGTAATCTTAAAGATGCTGAAGAAAAAGGTGTTCGTCTATTAGATAAGACACCAAGAAAAGGAGCAGAAGGATTAGACATCGCTTTCTTGCATCCTAAATCGACTCACGGAGTTTTGACAGAGCTATGTGAGAAAAAGTAA
- the arsC gene encoding arsenate reductase (glutaredoxin) (This arsenate reductase requires both glutathione and glutaredoxin to convert arsenate to arsenite, after which the efflux transporter formed by ArsA and ArsB can extrude the arsenite from the cell, providing resistance.) codes for MIKIWHNPRCSKSRESLNLLKEGSNDIEIREYLKDTPSKEEVTEIINLLGIKPLELIRKGEAIFKENFKGKDLSDDEYIQAMVDFPKLIERPIVIKDNKAVIGRPPSLVLDL; via the coding sequence ATGATCAAAATTTGGCATAATCCAAGATGTTCTAAAAGTAGAGAATCGCTTAACCTTCTTAAAGAAGGGAGCAATGACATTGAAATTAGAGAATATTTAAAAGACACTCCATCTAAAGAAGAAGTCACAGAAATCATTAATCTATTAGGTATTAAGCCTTTAGAATTGATAAGAAAAGGAGAAGCAATCTTTAAAGAGAATTTTAAAGGTAAAGACTTATCAGATGATGAATATATTCAGGCAATGGTAGATTTTCCTAAATTAATAGAAAGACCTATCGTTATCAAAGATAATAAAGCCGTGATTGGAAGACCTCCATCATTAGTACTTGACCTTTAA
- a CDS encoding response regulator transcription factor, translated as MSEIKVMLVDDHSMIRFGLKSFLEDEKILVVAEAKNGKEALEQLEGIEVDVVVSDIMMPELDGIKLTQEISNIHPSIKVLALTMMNESQNIKQMLGAGAKGYLLKDCTQEELIQAIKTVAKGEVYYSQNVTQTIMQGFTSKPKPKKRTVKDIALTEREIEILHLICKEKSNPEIAEELFITSRTVEAHKRNLLEKTGCKNVAGLVLYAVERDLFDDL; from the coding sequence ATGAGTGAAATCAAAGTAATGTTAGTAGACGATCATAGTATGATCAGGTTTGGTTTGAAGTCTTTTTTGGAAGATGAAAAAATTTTGGTTGTGGCAGAAGCAAAAAATGGAAAAGAGGCACTCGAGCAATTAGAAGGGATTGAAGTCGATGTGGTTGTTTCTGATATTATGATGCCTGAATTGGATGGAATAAAGCTGACACAAGAAATCTCCAATATTCATCCATCGATCAAAGTCTTAGCCTTAACGATGATGAATGAATCTCAAAACATAAAACAAATGTTGGGTGCTGGAGCAAAAGGTTATCTACTAAAAGATTGTACGCAGGAAGAGTTAATACAAGCGATTAAAACAGTTGCAAAAGGTGAAGTGTATTATTCCCAAAATGTTACACAGACTATTATGCAGGGGTTTACTTCAAAGCCAAAGCCTAAAAAAAGAACGGTAAAAGACATTGCATTAACTGAAAGAGAAATAGAAATTCTACATCTTATCTGCAAAGAGAAATCGAACCCAGAAATTGCTGAAGAATTATTTATTACTTCTAGAACAGTAGAAGCACACAAACGCAATTTATTAGAAAAAACAGGTTGTAAAAATGTAGCCGGATTAGTTTTATATGCAGTAGAAAGAGACTTATTTGATGACCTCTAA
- a CDS encoding SpoIIE family protein phosphatase, whose amino-acid sequence MLIRRIDLKYLSIILCIFLFSKSVLADSELDSAQYKYLDTSTKNTVDFYLEAGELDSMKILMDSLYQKIGEEKFNTDAYWLFSRYCFYFEYAGELDSAEYYCKKSLEIAEKEFDLKQISISNVNLATLYINQGRTETAMNLLKLAYEIDYQLDDKVDLAFTMNNIGYVYLQHKEYVQAFEVFEQILDIELDSTNEDLDHIKNTALLNIADVHVAFEEYTDLRKVLQQLDKNGNFRKENNFEGFILLSLLKGKLAMGMKDYPLAKKIFLISVRESNKKQLPIPKLNSYLELGNYHYELKEYSRAYDAFEKAYIITKQNRMLDREYEVSLKLAQTLRFVNKDQAIYFYEKSTVLSDSLFNKQKLAAVADMQAFHEVEQQKTENDVLREIEYINQIKLQENKNFLRLTVIIVMLLLVFIYYIFLSQRKTKKLNTKLSSINSELGIAKLEMETMNEELIAKNDILKDTLEHSKEQGTQLNYQNNKINSSIKSALLIQSSILISKDVIDNAFEKNFIFNQPKDIVSGDFYWFFEKDGWKIYACVDCTGHGVPGALMSMMGSSLLYEIVRGNKIYSPSEILKELNNLVVRNLQQEYNDNNDGMDMSIIAVKDDHLYFSGAKNPLYIVRNGELTKLPGTRKSIGGEMNHVYDEHTWEIQKDDMVYMATDGYQDQFGGVRARKFMVGKLRRLLEKIAKESPSKQHDILQSTINSWMAEANWEQIDDMMILGVKL is encoded by the coding sequence ATGTTAATCAGAAGAATTGATCTGAAATATTTGTCTATTATTCTTTGTATTTTTTTATTTAGTAAATCTGTGCTTGCTGATTCAGAGCTTGATTCAGCCCAATATAAATATCTTGATACTTCGACAAAGAATACCGTTGACTTTTACCTAGAAGCAGGAGAGTTGGATAGTATGAAAATACTAATGGATTCACTGTACCAAAAAATTGGTGAGGAGAAATTCAATACAGATGCGTATTGGCTATTTTCTCGTTATTGCTTTTACTTTGAATATGCAGGAGAATTAGATTCAGCAGAATACTATTGTAAAAAGTCTCTAGAAATAGCTGAAAAGGAATTCGACCTGAAACAGATTTCAATCTCTAATGTAAATCTTGCTACTTTATACATTAATCAGGGGAGGACGGAAACGGCAATGAACCTCTTAAAGTTAGCCTATGAAATAGATTATCAATTGGATGATAAGGTCGATCTTGCTTTTACAATGAATAACATTGGGTATGTTTATTTACAGCATAAAGAATATGTTCAAGCTTTTGAGGTGTTTGAGCAAATTTTAGATATCGAACTAGATTCTACTAATGAAGACCTTGATCATATAAAAAATACAGCCCTACTAAATATTGCAGACGTTCATGTGGCTTTTGAAGAATACACAGATTTAAGAAAGGTACTTCAACAATTAGATAAGAATGGAAATTTCCGGAAAGAAAATAATTTCGAGGGCTTTATTCTACTTTCTTTATTAAAAGGTAAGTTGGCTATGGGTATGAAGGATTACCCTTTAGCAAAAAAGATCTTCTTAATCTCGGTCAGAGAATCTAATAAAAAGCAATTACCAATTCCAAAGTTAAATTCTTACCTAGAATTAGGTAATTATCATTACGAGCTAAAGGAATATAGTAGAGCATACGATGCTTTTGAAAAAGCATACATCATTACAAAACAAAATAGAATGTTGGATAGAGAGTATGAAGTGTCTCTCAAGTTAGCCCAAACTTTGCGTTTTGTGAATAAGGACCAAGCCATTTATTTCTACGAAAAAAGTACCGTATTATCTGATAGCCTATTTAATAAACAAAAATTGGCGGCAGTGGCAGATATGCAAGCTTTTCATGAAGTAGAACAACAGAAAACAGAAAATGATGTTTTAAGAGAGATTGAATATATCAATCAGATAAAACTTCAAGAGAATAAGAACTTTTTAAGGCTTACAGTAATTATTGTAATGCTTCTTCTAGTATTTATTTATTATATCTTCTTAAGTCAGAGAAAAACAAAGAAATTAAATACTAAGCTTTCATCTATTAACAGTGAATTGGGCATAGCCAAACTGGAGATGGAAACAATGAATGAAGAGTTAATCGCTAAGAATGATATTTTAAAGGATACCTTAGAACACTCTAAAGAGCAGGGGACTCAATTAAATTATCAGAACAACAAGATTAATAGCAGTATTAAGAGTGCTTTACTTATCCAATCGTCAATCTTAATCTCCAAAGATGTGATTGACAATGCATTTGAAAAGAACTTTATATTCAATCAACCAAAAGATATTGTTAGTGGTGATTTCTATTGGTTCTTTGAAAAAGATGGTTGGAAAATTTATGCCTGTGTCGATTGTACTGGTCATGGAGTTCCAGGTGCTTTAATGTCTATGATGGGCTCAAGTTTATTATATGAAATTGTTAGAGGTAATAAAATATATTCTCCATCAGAGATTTTAAAAGAGCTTAATAATTTAGTGGTGAGAAATCTCCAACAAGAATATAACGACAATAATGACGGCATGGATATGAGTATCATTGCTGTAAAAGATGATCATTTATATTTCTCTGGAGCTAAAAACCCTTTATATATTGTAAGAAATGGAGAACTAACAAAATTGCCAGGTACCCGTAAATCTATTGGTGGAGAAATGAATCATGTTTATGATGAACATACATGGGAGATCCAGAAAGATGATATGGTGTATATGGCTACTGATGGTTATCAAGATCAGTTTGGTGGAGTTAGAGCGAGAAAGTTTATGGTCGGTAAACTGAGAAGACTCCTAGAAAAAATTGCAAAAGAATCTCCTTCAAAACAACATGATATTCTTCAGTCTACAATTAATAGTTGGATGGCAGAAGCCAACTGGGAACAGATTGATGATATGATGATACTTGGAGTCAAATTATAA
- a CDS encoding acyl-CoA thioesterase encodes MEERIRKTVTRQCKAIFPNTLNANNTLFGGEAMKWMDEVAYITATRFTRQKMFTLKTEDIKFLKSISPNSIVEVIGKVEKADPIKLRVIIEMYAEDMYSDSREKVMESVFIFVALNDKNKPMRIDYSRFEKDLELEVI; translated from the coding sequence ATGGAAGAAAGAATCAGAAAAACAGTCACTAGACAATGTAAAGCTATTTTTCCTAATACATTAAATGCTAACAACACCTTATTTGGTGGAGAAGCAATGAAATGGATGGATGAAGTAGCCTATATAACAGCAACTCGTTTCACTAGACAAAAAATGTTTACTTTAAAAACAGAAGATATCAAGTTTTTAAAGTCCATTTCTCCCAATAGTATTGTTGAGGTAATTGGAAAAGTTGAAAAGGCTGACCCCATCAAACTTCGTGTTATTATTGAAATGTACGCTGAAGATATGTATTCAGACAGTAGAGAAAAGGTGATGGAAAGCGTATTTATTTTTGTTGCTTTGAATGATAAAAATAAACCAATGCGAATTGATTATAGCCGATTTGAAAAGGATCTAGAATTGGAAGTGATATAA